A region from the Nocardioides exalbidus genome encodes:
- a CDS encoding glycerophosphodiester phosphodiesterase family protein, with translation MLRRMRRTPRLRRSRERQAEARTRPQVVAHRGSSHDTAEHTLEAYVKALEEGAEALECDVRLTADGHLVCVHDRDLRRTTSTMGLVSTMSLAELDELDFASWKNPWSDLDDEAPARDPIHGKVLTLRKLLETVADYDRHVELAIETKHPTRYGGLVERRLVEALDEFGWAGAGSPARIMSFSVNAMSRVRRLAPDLDIVMLVDRAHHWPVLRPIVDDDWIIGPGVEELRDHPGLGRHLVRAGREIHVWTVNTADDLQLCLDVGVTAVITDRPKFILELLDS, from the coding sequence ATGCTTCGTCGCATGCGTCGTACGCCGCGCCTCCGCCGCAGTCGTGAGCGGCAGGCCGAGGCCCGCACCCGCCCGCAGGTCGTCGCGCACCGCGGCAGCAGCCACGACACCGCCGAGCACACGCTCGAGGCCTACGTGAAGGCGCTCGAGGAGGGTGCCGAGGCGCTCGAGTGCGACGTCCGGCTGACCGCCGACGGCCACCTCGTGTGCGTCCACGACCGCGACCTGAGGCGTACGACGTCCACGATGGGGCTCGTGTCGACGATGAGCCTGGCCGAGCTCGACGAGCTCGACTTCGCGTCGTGGAAGAACCCGTGGTCCGACCTCGACGACGAGGCCCCGGCGCGGGACCCGATTCACGGCAAGGTGCTGACCCTGCGCAAGCTCCTCGAGACCGTCGCCGACTACGACCGGCACGTCGAGCTCGCGATCGAGACCAAGCACCCGACGAGGTACGGCGGCCTGGTGGAGCGGCGCCTGGTCGAGGCGCTGGACGAGTTCGGCTGGGCCGGTGCCGGCTCGCCCGCGCGGATCATGAGCTTCTCGGTCAACGCGATGAGCCGCGTGCGCCGGCTCGCGCCCGACCTCGACATCGTGATGCTCGTCGACAGGGCGCACCACTGGCCCGTCCTGCGCCCGATCGTCGACGACGACTGGATCATCGGGCCCGGCGTCGAGGAGCTGCGCGACCACCCCGGCCTGGGCCGGCACCTGGTCAGGGCCGGCCGCGAGATCCACGTGTGGACCGTGAACACCGCCGACGACCTCCAGCTCTGCCTCGACGTCGGGGTCACCGCGGTCATCACCGACCGGCCGAAGTTCATCCTCGAGCTGCTCGACTCCTAG
- a CDS encoding prephenate dehydratase — MRRRIAYQGEPGANGHLICQQAYPDWEPLPCASFEDTFAAVENGDADLAMIPIDNSIAGRVADIHHFLPTSSLKIVGERFLRIRFALMALPGAGVGSLRTVHSHVHALGQCRGVIRELGLTPVVAGDTAGAAREVAESGDPTQAALAPPLAAEIYSLEILRDDVEDEDHNTTRFVVLSRDFEQAPSGNGPVVTTFIFNVRNLPAALYKALGGFATNGVNMTKLESYMVGGHFTATQFLAEVDGHPDDPGVRNALEELAFFTTEVKVLGVYPADPFRGA, encoded by the coding sequence GTGAGGCGCCGCATCGCCTACCAGGGCGAGCCCGGAGCCAACGGGCACCTGATCTGCCAGCAGGCCTACCCCGACTGGGAGCCGCTGCCGTGCGCCTCCTTCGAGGACACCTTCGCGGCCGTGGAGAACGGCGATGCCGACCTCGCGATGATCCCGATCGACAACTCGATCGCCGGCCGCGTGGCCGACATCCACCACTTCCTGCCGACCTCGTCGCTGAAGATCGTCGGCGAGCGCTTCCTGCGGATCCGCTTCGCGCTGATGGCCCTCCCGGGCGCCGGCGTCGGGTCGCTCCGCACGGTGCACAGCCACGTCCACGCGCTCGGCCAGTGCCGCGGCGTGATCCGCGAGCTCGGCCTGACCCCGGTCGTCGCGGGCGACACCGCCGGTGCCGCCCGCGAGGTCGCCGAGAGCGGTGACCCGACCCAGGCGGCCCTCGCCCCACCGCTGGCGGCGGAGATCTACAGCCTCGAGATCCTGCGTGACGACGTCGAGGACGAGGACCACAACACCACCCGCTTCGTCGTCCTCTCCCGCGACTTCGAGCAGGCGCCGTCGGGCAACGGCCCGGTCGTCACCACCTTCATCTTCAACGTCCGGAACCTGCCGGCCGCGCTCTACAAGGCGCTCGGCGGCTTCGCGACCAACGGCGTCAACATGACCAAGCTGGAGAGCTACATGGTCGGCGGCCACTTCACCGCCACCCAGTTCCTCGCCGAGGTCGACGGCCACCCCGACGACCCGGGCGTGCGCAACGCGCTCGAGGAGCTCGCCTTCTTCACGACCGAGGTCAAGGTGCTCGGCGTCTACCCGGCCGACCCGTTCCGCGGCGCGTAG
- a CDS encoding GNAT family N-acetyltransferase: MGDDALRTPAEMAVHDRYVAVNGDHPMTPEDDAYVRRHFVAATPEALDAMLAGLLPLPSYVLSDGTPMVPAAHAELAAIAGGPDRLHDWFVAFWEGDAETGEQKWVHYLNGQYVALREVTPVRIKQMLERVAEAAAAVDLLHHDPHDGVGRGMLGEAIDGVIAVTGLDSLLLPMTAYDRLRFDQPTLRETWVDRPRAEFLTPIAPVWPLTTERLVLRPFEEGDAEAFVGAWASEEWTSLLLTRPQNRAEVVDMVRRRMQPGDGMFVGLVVVTHDGTVVGDSMLHLQGTGLSEGEIGWTVLPDQGGRGYATEAARAVLRLGFEHYGLRRIVANLDTRNDRSAALCERLGMRREVDKVGDFWSKGEWTSSYEYALLRDEWRATQL; encoded by the coding sequence GTGGGAGATGACGCGCTGAGGACCCCGGCCGAGATGGCCGTCCACGATCGCTACGTCGCGGTCAACGGCGACCACCCGATGACCCCCGAGGACGACGCCTACGTCCGCAGGCACTTCGTCGCCGCCACGCCCGAGGCGCTCGACGCCATGCTGGCCGGCCTCCTGCCGCTGCCGTCGTACGTCCTCTCCGACGGGACGCCGATGGTGCCCGCCGCGCACGCGGAGCTTGCGGCGATCGCCGGCGGGCCGGACCGGCTGCACGACTGGTTCGTCGCCTTCTGGGAGGGCGACGCCGAGACCGGCGAGCAGAAGTGGGTGCACTACCTCAACGGGCAGTACGTCGCCCTCCGCGAGGTGACGCCCGTCCGGATCAAGCAGATGCTCGAGCGCGTCGCCGAGGCCGCCGCCGCGGTCGACCTGCTGCACCACGACCCCCACGACGGCGTCGGGCGCGGGATGCTCGGCGAGGCGATCGACGGCGTGATCGCGGTGACCGGGCTCGACTCCCTGCTGCTGCCGATGACGGCCTACGACCGGCTCCGCTTCGACCAGCCCACGCTGCGCGAGACCTGGGTCGACCGCCCGCGCGCGGAGTTCCTCACCCCGATCGCGCCCGTGTGGCCGCTGACGACCGAGCGGCTGGTGCTCCGTCCCTTCGAGGAGGGCGACGCCGAGGCGTTCGTCGGGGCGTGGGCGTCGGAGGAGTGGACCAGCCTGCTGCTGACCCGCCCGCAGAACCGCGCCGAGGTCGTCGACATGGTCCGCCGCCGGATGCAGCCCGGCGACGGGATGTTCGTCGGCCTCGTGGTCGTCACCCACGACGGCACGGTCGTCGGCGACTCGATGCTGCACCTGCAGGGCACCGGCCTCAGCGAGGGCGAGATCGGCTGGACGGTCCTGCCCGACCAGGGTGGTCGCGGGTACGCCACCGAGGCCGCGCGGGCGGTCCTCCGCCTCGGCTTCGAGCACTACGGCCTCCGCCGGATCGTGGCCAACCTCGACACCCGCAACGACCGCTCCGCCGCCCTCTGCGAACGCCTCGGGATGCGCCGCGAGGTCGACAAGGTCGGCGACTTCTGGTCCAAGGGCGAGTGGACCAGCTCCTACGAGTACGCCCTCCTCCGCGACGAGTGGCGCGCGACCCAGCTCTGA
- a CDS encoding TMEM165/GDT1 family protein: MIDPLVVALAFGAIFVVELPDKTFIATLVMSTRMRPLLVWIGVALAFLVQTGVAVGVGKAASFLPANLIHAVAALMFVIGAIILFREARSSDDDESEQEEEYAARSTAQGFRVVVTSFLVLFAAEWGDLSQLLTISLVAKYDDPVSVFLGSWGALLAVSGLAVIVGRVLLQHVQLSVLHYVGATVCVLMAGLTVWEMTR; this comes from the coding sequence GTGATCGATCCCCTGGTGGTGGCGCTGGCCTTCGGCGCCATCTTCGTCGTCGAGCTGCCCGACAAGACGTTCATCGCCACGCTGGTGATGTCGACGAGGATGCGACCGCTCCTCGTCTGGATCGGCGTCGCGCTGGCGTTCCTCGTCCAGACCGGGGTCGCGGTCGGCGTGGGCAAGGCCGCGTCGTTCCTCCCCGCGAACCTCATCCACGCCGTGGCGGCGCTGATGTTCGTGATCGGCGCGATCATCCTCTTCCGTGAGGCACGCTCGTCCGACGACGACGAGTCCGAGCAGGAGGAGGAGTACGCCGCCCGCTCCACCGCGCAGGGCTTCCGCGTCGTCGTCACCTCGTTCCTCGTGCTCTTCGCGGCCGAGTGGGGCGACCTGTCGCAGCTGCTGACGATCTCCCTCGTCGCGAAGTACGACGACCCGGTGTCGGTCTTCCTCGGCTCGTGGGGAGCGCTCCTCGCCGTCTCCGGCCTCGCCGTCATCGTCGGCCGGGTGCTGCTCCAGCACGTGCAGCTCTCGGTGCTCCACTACGTGGGTGCCACGGTCTGCGTGCTGATGGCAGGCTTGACCGTGTGGGAGATGACGCGCTGA
- a CDS encoding UBP-type zinc finger domain-containing protein — MTATTPEGIDPEVAPSGPGCVECDAAGGWWVHLRRCAQCGHVGCCDSSPAQHATKHFAATGHPVMQSYEPGEDWFWDFAREVGVQGPRLSDPQSHPADQPVPGPAGRVPADWQDHVH, encoded by the coding sequence ATGACAGCCACGACTCCCGAAGGCATCGACCCCGAGGTCGCCCCGTCCGGCCCCGGCTGCGTGGAGTGCGACGCGGCCGGCGGCTGGTGGGTGCACCTGCGTCGCTGCGCCCAGTGCGGCCACGTCGGGTGCTGCGACAGCAGCCCCGCGCAGCACGCGACGAAGCACTTCGCGGCGACCGGCCACCCGGTCATGCAGAGCTACGAGCCCGGCGAGGACTGGTTCTGGGACTTCGCCCGAGAGGTCGGGGTGCAGGGGCCGCGACTCAGCGACCCGCAGAGCCACCCCGCCGACCAGCCGGTCCCCGGCCCCGCGGGCCGGGTGCCTGCGGACTGGCAGGACCACGTCCACTGA
- a CDS encoding adenylate/guanylate cyclase domain-containing protein: MSAEEAPPPLDVPAEVAEAMGAFLLGEAPGLTQHEVAERAGVPIEVATTLWHQLGFPHHSDDDRAFAASDVEALRLASDLVQMGILPPDQQAALVRTWGRSYARLAEWQASLLAGLAAEAGDPAAHLTELASDVLPRVEALQTYVWRRHLASAAQHLLEDSTALTSAESELSVCFIDIVGYTAQSRRLDGAELVAWVDGFEQDTTTLVVDHGGQVIKTIGDEVLFTVADPAAAVEIALALTTRGDDEDDPFPAVRAGIAHGAVVRRLGDVFGSTVNAASRLTSAARPGSVLVDAGVHAALTAAGDEAHEDAPEEDPEARWRWRRLRRISAKGFRNLEAWRVRAREM, encoded by the coding sequence ATGAGCGCGGAGGAGGCGCCGCCCCCGCTGGACGTCCCCGCCGAGGTCGCCGAAGCGATGGGGGCCTTCCTCCTCGGCGAGGCACCCGGCCTGACCCAGCACGAGGTCGCCGAGCGCGCGGGCGTGCCGATCGAGGTCGCCACGACGCTCTGGCACCAGCTCGGCTTCCCGCACCACAGCGACGACGACCGGGCGTTCGCGGCGAGCGACGTGGAGGCGCTGCGGCTGGCCTCCGACCTGGTCCAGATGGGCATCCTGCCGCCTGACCAGCAGGCGGCCCTGGTGCGCACCTGGGGTCGCAGCTACGCCCGCCTCGCCGAGTGGCAGGCCTCCCTGCTGGCCGGGCTGGCAGCGGAGGCCGGAGACCCGGCGGCGCACCTCACCGAGCTCGCGTCCGACGTGCTCCCCCGGGTCGAGGCGCTCCAGACCTACGTCTGGCGCCGGCACCTCGCCAGCGCCGCCCAGCACCTGCTGGAGGACTCGACGGCGCTCACCAGCGCGGAGTCGGAGCTGTCGGTGTGCTTCATCGACATCGTGGGCTACACCGCGCAGAGCCGCCGCCTCGACGGCGCCGAGCTCGTCGCCTGGGTCGACGGGTTCGAGCAGGACACCACGACCCTGGTCGTCGACCACGGCGGTCAGGTCATCAAGACCATCGGCGACGAGGTGCTCTTCACCGTCGCCGACCCCGCCGCCGCGGTGGAGATCGCGCTGGCACTGACCACGCGCGGGGACGACGAGGACGACCCCTTCCCGGCGGTGCGGGCCGGCATCGCCCACGGCGCGGTCGTACGCCGCCTCGGTGACGTGTTCGGCTCCACCGTCAACGCCGCCTCCCGGTTGACCTCGGCCGCGCGCCCGGGCTCCGTGCTGGTCGACGCGGGCGTGCACGCGGCGCTGACCGCGGCCGGCGACGAGGCGCACGAGGACGCGCCGGAGGAGGATCCCGAGGCGCGGTGGCGCTGGCGACGGCTGCGCCGGATCTCGGCCAAGGGCTTCAGGAACCTGGAGGCCTGGCGGGTGCGGGCGCGTGAAATGTGA
- a CDS encoding cyclic nucleotide-binding domain-containing protein produces MTDSILDALSPADAERVIAAGRTLTLPQGWSPIAESTPADKAYLITEGEVSVRRGGVEIATLGAGSVVGEAAIVNRTLRSATVVALTPLRVVHFTSERLEQLADEVPAFGAALREAAAGRVNGG; encoded by the coding sequence ATGACCGACTCCATCCTGGATGCCCTGAGCCCGGCCGACGCCGAGCGCGTGATCGCGGCCGGCCGGACCCTGACCCTGCCGCAGGGCTGGTCGCCGATCGCCGAGAGCACACCGGCCGACAAGGCGTACCTCATCACCGAGGGCGAGGTGTCGGTGCGCAGGGGCGGCGTCGAGATCGCCACCCTCGGCGCGGGCTCCGTCGTCGGCGAGGCCGCGATCGTCAACAGGACGCTCCGCTCGGCCACCGTCGTCGCGCTGACCCCGCTGCGCGTCGTCCACTTCACCAGCGAGCGGCTCGAACAGCTCGCCGACGAGGTCCCCGCCTTCGGCGCCGCCCTGCGCGAGGCGGCGGCCGGACGCGTCAACGGCGGCTGA
- a CDS encoding TerC family protein, which translates to MSSIASPTLWFITIAVVLALLVVDFVATRRPHEVSMKEALAWSAFYVALPLTFGLYVWNAHGGDRGLEYYTGYLVEKTLSVDNLFVFMLLLAAFAVPEVLKQRVLLYGIIGALVLRGIFIALGAAALSRFDWVFLIFGGVLLLTGIKLLRDAIRGQEHEVDVAEMRIVKLLRRFMPVSDEYDGAKITVVKKGVRMLTPFALVTAAVFATDIVFAVDSVPAVYGITGDPYLVFVTNAFALLGLRALYFVLEGALSALVHLSYGLAAILGFIGFKLVLHWAHLVWPSVPDVPTLASLFVIVGILAVTVTTSLIASRRQKAREPEAVG; encoded by the coding sequence ATGTCGTCCATCGCGTCCCCCACCCTGTGGTTCATCACCATCGCCGTGGTGCTCGCCCTGCTCGTCGTCGACTTCGTCGCCACCCGGCGGCCCCACGAGGTGTCGATGAAGGAGGCCCTGGCCTGGTCGGCGTTCTACGTCGCCCTGCCGCTCACCTTCGGCCTCTACGTCTGGAACGCCCACGGCGGTGACCGCGGGCTGGAGTACTACACCGGCTACCTCGTCGAGAAGACGCTGAGCGTCGACAACCTGTTCGTCTTCATGCTGCTGCTCGCAGCCTTCGCCGTGCCCGAGGTGCTCAAGCAGCGGGTGCTGCTCTACGGCATCATCGGCGCGCTGGTCCTGCGCGGCATCTTCATCGCCCTCGGTGCGGCCGCGCTGTCGCGCTTCGACTGGGTCTTCCTGATCTTCGGCGGCGTGCTGCTGCTCACCGGCATCAAGCTCCTGCGTGACGCGATCCGCGGCCAGGAGCACGAGGTCGACGTGGCCGAGATGCGCATCGTGAAGCTGCTGCGCCGCTTCATGCCGGTCAGCGACGAGTACGACGGCGCCAAGATCACCGTGGTCAAGAAGGGCGTGCGGATGCTGACGCCCTTCGCGCTCGTCACGGCTGCCGTCTTCGCCACCGACATCGTCTTCGCCGTCGACTCGGTGCCCGCGGTCTACGGCATCACGGGCGATCCGTACCTCGTCTTCGTGACCAACGCCTTCGCCCTGCTCGGCCTCCGCGCGCTCTACTTCGTGCTCGAGGGAGCGCTCAGCGCGCTGGTCCACCTCAGCTACGGCCTGGCCGCGATCCTCGGCTTCATCGGGTTCAAGCTCGTGCTCCACTGGGCGCACCTGGTGTGGCCGTCGGTCCCTGACGTGCCGACCCTCGCCTCGCTGTTCGTGATCGTCGGCATCCTCGCCGTCACCGTCACCACGAGCCTCATCGCCAGCCGCCGCCAGAAGGCGCGCGAGCCGGAGGCCGTGGGCTGA
- a CDS encoding DUF2087 domain-containing protein translates to MTRDSDFKRVVRGRMAETGEGYTAARAALEREAYDAARTEQERLVARLFSGGRIERVPAKRKVRAAVLLEVVSRFEPGRDYSEKEVNEVLLGVHEDFAYLRRELVNYHYLERADGRYRTAPHAPTRSPLERQEIPAWEAHWLEGFLSGR, encoded by the coding sequence ATGACCAGGGACAGTGACTTCAAGCGCGTCGTGCGGGGCCGCATGGCCGAGACCGGCGAGGGCTACACCGCCGCACGCGCGGCGCTCGAGCGAGAGGCGTACGACGCCGCGCGGACCGAGCAGGAGCGGCTGGTCGCCCGGCTGTTCAGCGGCGGGCGGATCGAACGCGTGCCGGCGAAGCGCAAGGTCCGCGCGGCGGTGCTCCTCGAGGTGGTGAGCCGGTTCGAGCCGGGCCGGGACTACTCCGAGAAGGAGGTCAACGAGGTGCTGCTCGGCGTGCACGAGGACTTCGCCTACCTCCGCCGCGAGCTCGTGAACTACCACTACCTCGAGCGCGCGGACGGTCGCTACCGCACGGCCCCGCACGCTCCCACGCGCTCGCCGCTCGAGCGCCAGGAGATCCCGGCGTGGGAGGCGCACTGGCTGGAGGGCTTCCTGAGCGGACGCTGA
- a CDS encoding LysE family translocator: MPSSSQWLAFLVASFLFVQVPGPSLLFTIGRALTVGRREALLSVLGNGLGVMVQVVLVAIGLGAVVAASAAAYTVVKVAGAAYVVWLGIQAIRHRADARLAMADAMPVRRGHPVRIGLTVGATNPRTMVFFVAFLPQFTDPAGPVLVQTLVLGAVFSAMAIVSDTTWAMVAGAARTWFARRPQRLDALSAGGGTMMIGLGATMLATE, from the coding sequence ATGCCGTCGTCCAGCCAGTGGCTCGCGTTCCTCGTCGCCTCGTTCCTCTTCGTCCAGGTGCCGGGCCCGAGCCTGCTCTTCACCATCGGCCGCGCGCTGACCGTCGGGCGTCGTGAGGCGCTGCTGTCGGTGCTCGGCAACGGCCTCGGCGTGATGGTGCAGGTCGTCCTCGTGGCGATCGGCCTCGGCGCGGTGGTCGCGGCCAGCGCCGCGGCCTACACCGTGGTCAAGGTGGCCGGCGCCGCCTACGTCGTCTGGCTCGGGATCCAGGCGATCCGCCACCGCGCCGACGCCCGGCTGGCGATGGCCGACGCGATGCCCGTACGACGTGGGCACCCGGTGCGCATCGGGCTGACCGTCGGCGCCACGAACCCGAGGACGATGGTCTTCTTCGTCGCCTTCCTGCCGCAGTTCACCGACCCCGCCGGCCCGGTCCTCGTCCAGACGCTCGTGCTCGGTGCGGTCTTCAGTGCGATGGCGATCGTCTCCGACACGACGTGGGCGATGGTCGCCGGTGCCGCGCGGACCTGGTTCGCCCGTCGCCCCCAGCGGCTGGACGCCCTCAGCGCCGGCGGCGGCACGATGATGATCGGCCTCGGCGCGACCATGCTCGCCACGGAGTAG
- a CDS encoding endo alpha-1,4 polygalactosaminidase, producing MRTLLVTLLLLVGLSAPVHAAETQPLPTGTDVDYQLGGPAYVPDNVGIVVRDRTAEPAPGAYNICYVNGFQTQPDAKRYWRKHRDLLLQDGRGRLVEDEAWGEWLLDVRTAAKRKALASVVGRWTAGCARDGFDAVEYDNLDSYSRSRGLIKAKQAKAFARLLTATAHDAGLAVGQKNWATLDGTTLGFDFAVSEECGRYDECGDYVDHFGDQVLVVEYRARDFAKTCRDYGDLLAVVYRDLDLSPNGVRRWC from the coding sequence ATGCGCACCCTGCTCGTCACCCTCCTGCTGCTGGTCGGCCTCTCGGCGCCGGTCCACGCGGCCGAGACGCAGCCGCTCCCGACCGGCACCGACGTCGACTACCAGCTCGGCGGGCCGGCCTACGTCCCGGACAACGTCGGGATCGTCGTGCGCGACCGCACCGCCGAGCCGGCCCCCGGGGCCTACAACATCTGCTACGTCAACGGCTTCCAGACGCAGCCGGACGCCAAGCGCTACTGGCGCAAGCACCGCGACCTCCTGCTCCAGGACGGCCGGGGCCGGCTGGTCGAGGACGAGGCGTGGGGCGAGTGGCTCCTCGACGTCCGCACGGCGGCCAAGCGGAAGGCGCTCGCCTCGGTGGTCGGCCGCTGGACCGCCGGTTGTGCACGCGACGGCTTCGACGCCGTCGAGTACGACAACCTCGACTCCTACTCGCGCAGCCGCGGGTTGATCAAGGCGAAGCAGGCGAAGGCGTTCGCCCGGCTGCTCACCGCCACCGCGCACGACGCGGGACTCGCGGTCGGCCAGAAGAACTGGGCGACCCTCGACGGCACGACGCTCGGCTTCGACTTCGCGGTCTCCGAGGAGTGTGGGCGCTACGACGAGTGCGGCGACTACGTCGACCACTTCGGCGACCAGGTCCTCGTCGTCGAGTACCGCGCCCGGGACTTTGCGAAGACCTGCCGGGACTACGGCGACCTGCTGGCCGTCGTCTACCGCGACCTCGACCTCAGCCCCAACGGCGTACGCCGCTGGTGCTGA
- a CDS encoding DUF5926 family protein yields the protein MAKKSRSTQTSASRTEGEVGPRQPCPCGSGKRYKACHGAAGGAAPTFVARPFEGMPDECDVIALRELVPAATAPLTLAAGGPAVRLATLLPGAAPAMVRDSGDIWLGLQVQHSYGNPARDLGAVLEAALATEEPGIVGLMSAPGDGPSIQDLISDTSLDITVHDGFEYWIDDIPERDASMEAALEQANGGVMPTSRLTSVEAAYWTNVGTKEHLRWVMPHPEDQLLDALARLHAAGQDSVADGSRFVGMFRAHGLLAPVWDLPLGTGAEVLEGPAATFASDLAEALQGGDLSAAERSARAGLANRQVTIR from the coding sequence ATGGCCAAGAAGTCGCGCAGCACGCAGACGTCCGCTTCCCGCACCGAGGGTGAGGTCGGACCCCGCCAGCCCTGCCCCTGTGGTTCGGGCAAGCGCTACAAGGCCTGCCACGGTGCGGCCGGCGGCGCCGCGCCGACGTTCGTGGCACGCCCCTTCGAGGGGATGCCCGACGAGTGCGACGTGATCGCCCTGCGCGAGCTGGTCCCGGCCGCGACCGCGCCCCTGACCCTCGCGGCCGGCGGCCCGGCCGTGCGCCTCGCCACCCTGCTCCCGGGCGCGGCTCCCGCGATGGTCCGCGACTCCGGCGACATCTGGCTCGGCCTGCAGGTCCAGCACTCCTACGGCAACCCCGCGCGCGACCTCGGCGCCGTCCTCGAGGCCGCGCTCGCGACCGAGGAGCCCGGCATCGTCGGCCTGATGAGCGCCCCCGGCGACGGCCCGAGCATCCAGGACCTGATCTCCGACACGTCCCTCGACATCACCGTCCACGACGGCTTCGAGTACTGGATCGACGACATCCCCGAGCGCGACGCGTCGATGGAGGCAGCGCTGGAGCAGGCCAACGGCGGCGTGATGCCGACCAGCCGGCTCACCTCCGTCGAGGCGGCGTACTGGACCAACGTGGGCACCAAGGAGCACCTGCGCTGGGTCATGCCGCACCCCGAGGACCAGCTCCTCGACGCGCTCGCCCGCCTGCACGCCGCCGGCCAGGACTCGGTGGCCGACGGGTCGCGCTTCGTGGGCATGTTCCGGGCCCACGGGCTGCTCGCCCCGGTGTGGGACCTGCCGCTCGGGACGGGGGCCGAGGTGCTCGAGGGACCGGCCGCGACCTTCGCCTCCGACCTCGCCGAAGCCCTGCAGGGAGGGGACCTCTCGGCTGCCGAGCGGTCGGCCCGTGCGGGACTCGCCAACCGTCAGGTGACGATCCGGTAA
- a CDS encoding arginine deiminase — MAQTSHGADSEVGRLATVMLHRPGNELKRLTPRNNDRLLFDGIPWVSRAQEEHDAFAETLRHRGVEVLYLTELLTETLDSELARNHAITSALSGLHLGDTMRRYLATALKDLSPAELTGVLTAGIRNDEVKGGHGLVTSLLDPHDFLIDPLPNLLFTRDSSVWVRDRVAVTSLAMPARKRETQLTELIYTEHPRFAGTRKIHGWHNEHVEGGDVLLLAPGVIAVGVGERTTPAGVERLARQVFHAGLAHTVLAVPIAQERATMHLDTVCTMVDVDKVVMYPNIADTLRAVTVTMSGQGDDEAELELEVGESEPFLVAAAKAMQIDTLHQIDTGLDPVTAEREQWDDGNNTLALAPRVAVAYERNDETNDRLEDAGIEVVRIAGSELGSGRGGPRCMSCPIAREPLHAG, encoded by the coding sequence ATGGCACAGACTTCTCACGGCGCGGACAGCGAGGTCGGCCGGCTGGCGACCGTCATGCTCCACCGTCCCGGCAACGAGCTGAAGCGGCTCACGCCCCGCAACAACGACCGCCTGCTCTTCGACGGCATCCCGTGGGTGAGCCGGGCGCAGGAGGAGCACGACGCGTTCGCCGAGACGCTGCGCCACCGCGGCGTCGAGGTGCTCTACCTCACCGAGCTGCTCACCGAGACGCTCGACAGCGAGCTCGCGCGCAACCACGCGATCACCAGCGCGCTGTCGGGACTGCACCTCGGCGACACGATGCGCCGCTACCTCGCGACCGCGCTCAAGGACCTCTCCCCCGCCGAGCTGACCGGCGTGCTGACCGCCGGCATCCGCAACGACGAGGTCAAGGGCGGCCACGGCCTGGTCACCAGCCTGCTCGACCCCCACGACTTCCTCATCGACCCGCTGCCCAACCTGCTCTTCACGCGCGACTCCAGCGTCTGGGTGCGCGACCGCGTCGCCGTCACCAGCCTCGCGATGCCCGCGCGCAAGCGCGAGACGCAGCTGACCGAGCTCATCTACACCGAGCACCCGCGCTTCGCCGGCACCCGCAAGATCCACGGCTGGCACAACGAGCACGTGGAGGGCGGCGACGTCCTGCTGCTCGCGCCGGGCGTGATCGCGGTCGGCGTCGGGGAGCGTACGACGCCCGCCGGGGTGGAGCGGCTCGCGCGCCAGGTCTTCCACGCGGGCCTCGCCCACACCGTGCTGGCCGTCCCGATCGCGCAGGAGCGCGCCACGATGCACCTCGACACCGTCTGCACGATGGTCGACGTCGACAAGGTGGTGATGTATCCCAACATCGCCGACACCCTCCGCGCGGTGACGGTGACGATGTCCGGCCAGGGCGACGACGAGGCCGAGCTCGAGCTCGAGGTCGGCGAGTCGGAGCCGTTCCTGGTCGCTGCGGCCAAGGCGATGCAGATCGACACGCTGCACCAGATCGACACCGGGCTCGACCCGGTCACCGCCGAGCGCGAGCAGTGGGACGACGGCAACAACACCCTGGCCCTCGCACCGCGGGTGGCGGTCGCCTACGAGCGCAACGACGAGACCAACGACCGGCTCGAGGACGCCGGCATCGAGGTCGTCCGGATCGCCGGCTCGGAGCTCGGCTCCGGCCGCGGCGGCCCGCGCTGCATGAGCTGCCCGATCGCCCGTGAGCCGCTCCACGCCGGGTGA